The Urbifossiella limnaea nucleotide sequence GCCATGCTCCTCGACCCCACCCGCCGCCAGTTCTTCGGCTCGACCGGCCTCCGCCTGGGGTCTACCGCGATGGCGTTGATGGCCGGCCGCGCCGCCGCGCAGCCCGCGGTGCGCGTCCACCCGCCGCTGCCGGGGCTGCCGCACCACGCCCCCACGGCGAAGGCCGTCATCTACTTGCACATGAACGGCGCCCCGAGCCAGCTCGACCTCCTCGACCACAAGCCGAAACTGATCGACCACTTCGACAAGGACTTGCCGGCGTCCGTCCGCATGGGCCAGCGCATCACCACCATGACCAGCGGCCAGGCCCGGCTGCCGGTCGCCCCGAGCATGTTCAAGTTCGGCCAGCACGGCCGCGCCGGGACGTGGTTCAGCGAACTGCTGCCGCACACCGCCCGCCACGCCGACGACATCGCCGTCGTGAAGAGCGTCCACACCAACGCCATCAACCACGACCCGGCGTGTACGTTCGTGATGACCGGCAGCGAGGTGCCGGGCAAGCCGAGCCTCGGCAGCTGGCTCAGCTACGGCCTCGGCAGCGTCAGCAACGACCTGCCGGCGTTCGTCGTGCTGACGCCGTGGTGGACGAGCCGCGGCGCGGCCCAGGCGCTGTTCGCCCGCATGTGGTCGAACGGCTTCCTCCCCGGCAAGTACGCCGGCGTCGCGCTCCGCAGCGTCGGCGACCCGGTCCTGTACGTGCAGAACCCCGACGGCCTCGGCCGCGACGGCCGCCGCGCCATGCTCGACACCCTCGGCCAGCTCAACCAGCGCACCTTCGACCGCTACCACGACCCGGACACGCTCACGCGGATCGCCCAGTACGAGATGGCGTTCCGCA carries:
- a CDS encoding DUF1501 domain-containing protein; protein product: MLLDPTRRQFFGSTGLRLGSTAMALMAGRAAAQPAVRVHPPLPGLPHHAPTAKAVIYLHMNGAPSQLDLLDHKPKLIDHFDKDLPASVRMGQRITTMTSGQARLPVAPSMFKFGQHGRAGTWFSELLPHTARHADDIAVVKSVHTNAINHDPACTFVMTGSEVPGKPSLGSWLSYGLGSVSNDLPAFVVLTPWWTSRGAAQALFARMWSNGFLPGKYAGVALRSVGDPVLYVQNPDGLGRDGRRAMLDTLGQLNQRTFDRYHDPDTLTRIAQYEMAFRMQSSVPDLTDLSKETQETLDLYGPEVKKPGSFAASALLARRMIERGVRVVQILHRGWDQHGNLPSEIRSQCFDTDQPTGALLTDLKRRGLLDSTLVVWGGEFGRTVYCQGGLSKTNYGRDHHPRNFAMWLAGGGVKGGQTYGETDDFSYSVAENPVHLNDLNATVLHCLGIDHGRFTFKFQGLDQRLTGVEEQHVVRPLLK